In the genome of Myxococcaceae bacterium JPH2, one region contains:
- the uvrB gene encoding excinuclease ABC subunit UvrB translates to MMPEFQLVSDHTPQGDQPRAIQELTEGLLRGDRYQTLLGVTGSGKTFTMANLIANVKRPTLVIAHNKTLAAQLYGEFKTLFPHNAVEYFVSYYDYYQPEAYVPSSDTFIEKDSSINDNIERMRHSATHSLRTRDDVVIVASVSCIYGLGAARSYVDLAIRLTTGAELGRDTFMRQLVEAQYERNDLDFHRGTFRARGDTVEVFPIYEEERAVRVSFFGDEVERITEFDPLRGETHGQLEKLVIFPASHYVAGPEARQRAMQTIREELSEQLQVFKRDSKLVEAQRLEQRTMYDLEMIEQVGYCNGIENYSRHFSGRAPGEPPPCLIDYFPRDLLVLIDESHQTVSQIGAMYRGDRARKETLVSYGFRMPSALDNRPLKFGEFEELVPQVVYVSATPAEYELQKSKGVVVEQIIRPTGLTDPEVETRPAGNQVDDLLEEVRQRVARSERVLVTTLTKRMAEDLTEYFADVGVKVRYLHSDIDAIQRTAIIRDLRKGEFDVLVGINLLREGLDIPEVSLVAILDADKEGFLRSHVSLIQTIGRAARNVNGRVIMYADHLTDSMKRAMEETSRRRETQRKYNTQHGITPRSVRSNITDLSEHLPDYDAGAMALPLAAEGENDVLVPKEIKRLIAEFTQDMLKAADEMQFEKAAEFRDRVQLLKDMDLGLKPASRSLLKAPPKAVDAVAAAPRKGRGGRPSASKSPGGRSRTRGKS, encoded by the coding sequence ATCATGCCGGAGTTCCAGCTCGTCAGTGACCACACGCCGCAAGGCGACCAGCCACGCGCCATCCAGGAGCTCACCGAGGGCTTGCTGCGGGGCGACCGCTACCAGACCCTCCTGGGCGTCACGGGCTCGGGCAAGACGTTCACGATGGCGAACCTCATCGCCAACGTGAAGCGGCCCACGCTCGTCATCGCGCACAACAAGACGCTGGCCGCCCAGCTCTACGGGGAGTTCAAGACGCTCTTCCCGCACAACGCCGTCGAGTACTTCGTCTCGTACTACGACTACTACCAGCCCGAGGCCTACGTCCCCTCGTCGGACACCTTCATCGAGAAGGACTCGTCCATCAACGACAACATCGAGCGGATGCGGCACTCGGCCACGCACAGCCTCCGCACGCGCGACGACGTCGTCATCGTGGCCAGCGTGTCCTGCATCTACGGCCTGGGCGCGGCGCGCTCCTACGTGGACCTGGCCATCCGACTCACCACGGGCGCGGAGCTGGGGCGCGACACCTTCATGCGCCAGTTGGTGGAGGCGCAGTACGAGCGCAATGACCTCGACTTCCACCGCGGCACCTTCCGCGCGCGCGGCGACACGGTGGAGGTGTTCCCCATCTACGAAGAGGAGCGCGCGGTGCGCGTCAGCTTCTTCGGCGACGAGGTGGAGCGCATCACCGAGTTCGACCCGCTGCGAGGCGAGACGCACGGCCAGCTCGAGAAGCTGGTCATCTTCCCCGCGAGTCACTACGTGGCCGGCCCCGAGGCGCGTCAGCGCGCCATGCAGACCATCCGCGAGGAACTCTCCGAGCAGCTCCAGGTCTTCAAGCGCGACAGCAAGCTGGTGGAGGCCCAGCGGCTCGAACAGCGCACCATGTATGACCTCGAGATGATCGAGCAGGTGGGGTACTGCAACGGCATCGAGAACTACTCGCGCCACTTCTCCGGGCGCGCGCCGGGTGAGCCGCCTCCGTGCCTCATCGACTACTTCCCGCGCGACCTGCTCGTCCTCATCGACGAGAGCCACCAGACGGTGTCTCAGATTGGCGCCATGTATCGCGGTGACCGCGCGCGCAAGGAGACGCTCGTCTCGTATGGCTTCCGCATGCCCAGCGCGCTCGACAACCGCCCGCTGAAGTTCGGTGAGTTCGAGGAGCTGGTGCCGCAGGTCGTCTACGTCTCCGCGACGCCGGCCGAGTACGAGCTGCAGAAGTCCAAGGGCGTCGTGGTGGAGCAGATCATCCGCCCCACGGGCCTGACCGACCCCGAGGTGGAGACGCGGCCCGCCGGCAACCAGGTGGATGACTTGCTGGAGGAGGTTCGCCAGCGCGTGGCGCGCAGCGAGCGCGTGCTGGTGACGACGCTCACCAAGCGCATGGCGGAGGACCTCACCGAGTACTTCGCCGACGTGGGCGTGAAGGTCCGCTATCTGCACTCGGACATCGACGCCATCCAGCGCACCGCCATCATCCGCGACCTGCGCAAGGGTGAGTTCGACGTGCTGGTGGGCATCAACCTCTTGCGCGAGGGCTTGGACATTCCCGAGGTGTCCCTGGTCGCCATCCTCGACGCGGACAAGGAAGGCTTCCTGCGCAGCCACGTGTCGCTCATCCAGACCATTGGCCGCGCGGCGCGCAACGTGAATGGCCGCGTCATCATGTACGCGGACCACCTCACCGACTCGATGAAGCGCGCCATGGAGGAGACGTCGCGGCGCCGGGAGACGCAGCGCAAGTACAACACGCAGCACGGCATCACCCCGCGCTCGGTTCGCAGCAACATCACGGACCTGTCCGAGCACCTGCCTGACTACGACGCGGGCGCCATGGCGCTGCCCCTGGCCGCCGAGGGTGAGAACGACGTGCTGGTGCCGAAGGAGATCAAACGGCTCATCGCGGAGTTCACCCAGGACATGCTCAAGGCCGCGGACGAGATGCAGTTCGAGAAGGCCGCGGAGTTCCGCGACCGCGTCCAGTTGCTCAAGGACATGGACCTGGGGCTCAAGCCCGCTTCTCGTTCGCTGCTCAAGGCGCCGCCCAAGGCCGTGGACGCCGTGGCGGCCGCGCCTCGCAAGGGCAGGGGAGGCCGCCCGTCCGCGTCGAAGAGTCCGGGGGGCCGCTCGCGCACGCGCGGCAAGAGCTGA
- the uvrC gene encoding excinuclease ABC subunit UvrC: MDIRLQEKLDALPTDPGVYLMKDRRGQIIYVGKAVNLRNRVRSYFTRTGDTRVFVSLLDSLLGDIETVLVHNEKEALLLENELIKKHKPRFNVLLKDDKQFISLRLDRTQTYPRLEVVRKYEKDGARYFGPYSSAGAIRETLRLINRFFRLRTCTDHVLANRTRPCLLYQIGRCPGPCVYPVPPEDYRKSVDEVAMFLEGKATELSEGLRLRMKRASAELKFEEAARVRDQLLAIERSLERQKVATTDFKDQDVFAFHREGDRILFYVLHVRQGRLNGGQAFPFGNQEFPDEELLASFVNLYYDQGGFVPEEVLLPLEPGDGTDGLEALLGERKGEKVRVLVPRRGEKHDLVLMAAKNAEQSFIERRRTKDETDAVLSRLQSKLGLRNFPRRMECFDISHFQSSAIVASQVAVTDGEADKSRYRRYKIKTLETQDDFASMYEIISRRLKRGLEEGDLPDLLVIDGGKGQLGSAHAAMKDLGVEGVDVVGLAKSRDQEVFDRDAERAQSPERIFVLGRKDPVVLTQNSAEMFMLTRMRDEAHRFAITFQAQTLRKSRVRSALEDIPGVGEVRRKLLLKHFGSLKRVSDATIEQLAEAVGPAMAERVHAGLHGHPDEDSEDPIREASLDDATEPLSEKSQGGSPPDAA, from the coding sequence ATGGACATCCGGCTTCAGGAAAAGCTGGACGCCCTTCCCACCGACCCCGGCGTGTACCTGATGAAGGACCGCCGGGGGCAGATCATCTACGTGGGCAAGGCCGTCAATCTTCGCAACCGCGTGCGCAGCTACTTCACGCGCACCGGGGACACCCGCGTCTTCGTGTCGCTCCTGGATTCGCTCCTCGGTGACATCGAGACGGTGCTCGTCCACAACGAAAAGGAAGCGCTCCTCCTCGAGAACGAGCTGATCAAGAAGCACAAGCCGCGCTTCAACGTCCTGCTCAAGGACGACAAGCAATTCATCTCGCTGCGCTTGGATCGCACCCAGACGTATCCGCGCCTGGAGGTGGTGCGCAAATACGAGAAGGACGGCGCGCGCTACTTCGGGCCGTACTCCAGCGCGGGCGCCATCCGCGAGACGCTGCGGCTCATCAACCGCTTCTTCCGCCTGCGCACCTGCACGGATCACGTGCTGGCCAACCGCACCCGGCCGTGTCTGCTGTACCAGATCGGCCGGTGCCCGGGCCCGTGTGTCTACCCCGTTCCGCCCGAGGACTACCGCAAGAGCGTGGACGAGGTGGCGATGTTCCTGGAGGGCAAGGCCACGGAGCTCAGCGAAGGTCTGCGCCTGCGGATGAAGCGCGCCTCGGCGGAGCTGAAGTTCGAGGAGGCCGCGCGCGTGAGGGATCAACTCCTCGCCATCGAGCGCAGCCTCGAGCGCCAGAAGGTGGCCACGACCGACTTCAAGGACCAGGACGTGTTCGCCTTCCACCGCGAGGGAGATCGCATCCTGTTCTACGTGCTGCACGTGCGGCAGGGCCGCCTCAACGGCGGGCAGGCCTTCCCGTTCGGCAACCAGGAGTTCCCAGACGAAGAGCTGCTCGCGTCGTTCGTGAACCTCTACTACGACCAGGGCGGCTTCGTTCCGGAGGAGGTGCTGCTGCCGCTGGAGCCGGGCGATGGCACCGACGGCCTGGAGGCCCTGCTCGGCGAGCGCAAGGGCGAGAAGGTCCGGGTGTTGGTGCCACGCCGGGGCGAGAAGCACGACCTGGTGCTGATGGCGGCGAAGAACGCCGAGCAGTCCTTCATCGAGCGCCGACGCACCAAGGACGAGACGGACGCGGTGCTGTCACGGCTGCAGTCCAAGCTGGGCCTGCGCAACTTCCCGCGCCGCATGGAGTGCTTCGACATCTCGCACTTCCAAAGCTCGGCCATCGTCGCGTCCCAGGTCGCGGTGACGGATGGCGAGGCGGACAAGTCCCGCTACCGCCGCTACAAGATCAAGACGCTGGAGACCCAGGACGACTTCGCCAGCATGTACGAGATCATCTCGCGCCGCCTCAAGCGTGGCTTGGAGGAGGGAGACCTGCCGGACCTGCTCGTCATCGACGGTGGCAAGGGGCAGCTGGGCAGCGCGCACGCGGCCATGAAGGACCTGGGGGTGGAGGGCGTGGACGTGGTGGGCCTGGCCAAGAGCCGGGACCAAGAGGTCTTCGACCGCGACGCCGAACGCGCGCAGAGCCCCGAGCGCATCTTCGTCCTGGGTCGCAAGGACCCGGTGGTCCTGACCCAGAACTCCGCCGAGATGTTCATGCTCACGCGCATGCGTGACGAGGCGCACCGCTTCGCCATCACCTTCCAGGCTCAGACGCTGCGCAAGAGCCGGGTGCGTTCTGCCCTGGAGGACATCCCCGGCGTGGGCGAAGTGCGTCGCAAGCTGCTGCTCAAGCACTTCGGCTCGCTCAAGCGCGTGAGTGACGCGACCATCGAGCAACTGGCCGAAGCCGTGGGGCCGGCGATGGCGGAGCGCGTCCATGCGGGGTTGCATGGACACCCCGACGAAGACTCCGAGGACCCGATCCGCGAGGCCTCCCTGGACGACGCGACCGAGCCCCTGAGCGAAAAATCACAAGGAGGGTCCCCACCCGATGCGGCATGA
- a CDS encoding DUF507 family protein: protein MRLYPKVIPIISREAVQQLMADGDIEVEPMRVADAEMDLSAIMREYLANEERVNQATREALERRGYDYSKFNQVKREMADVRGFKMGDEGIEYVINQMIEFLLISRNVEEVYSVDNILRQKMFQVMKKHLDVDDEIDKEARSRLKHLQEGTSAFDIEYNKTVDQIRRARGLI, encoded by the coding sequence ATGAGGCTGTATCCGAAGGTGATCCCGATCATCTCGCGCGAGGCCGTTCAGCAACTCATGGCGGACGGGGACATCGAGGTGGAGCCGATGCGCGTGGCCGACGCCGAGATGGACCTGTCGGCCATCATGCGCGAGTACCTCGCCAACGAAGAGCGTGTGAACCAGGCGACGCGTGAGGCTCTGGAGCGTCGCGGGTATGACTACTCGAAGTTCAACCAGGTGAAGCGCGAGATGGCGGACGTTCGCGGCTTCAAGATGGGCGACGAGGGCATCGAGTACGTCATCAACCAGATGATCGAGTTCCTCCTCATCAGCCGCAACGTCGAGGAGGTCTACTCCGTCGACAACATCCTGCGTCAGAAGATGTTCCAGGTGATGAAGAAGCACCTCGACGTGGACGATGAGATCGACAAGGAGGCCCGCTCCCGCCTGAAGCACCTGCAGGAGGGCACCAGCGCCTTCGACATCGAGTACAACAAGACCGTGGATCAGATTCGCCGGGCTCGCGGCCTCATCTAG
- a CDS encoding thiol oxidoreductase: MRRALIVGSLLLAAGCGEEPVTPEAPPRAGGETTIDNRTSQAFALPAPNLSAEHEDLHRKGDAAFAALFVPGPAPVNPGLGPTYNNTSCNGCHLRNGRGMPVMGQGPQRTQLLVRVSLPEGTPNHPNGAVPVPGFGFQVQDQAVYNVKPEAAVTLAWTESQGQYMDGTAYGMRKPSVTVVPTDGSALPPNMLMSLRLPPPVFGLGLLEAVDIATLESMADPSDRDGDGISGRVNQVWDVRKQALAPGRFGWKANSPNLTQQSAEAYFNDMGLSNPLFPEADGTFEVSEATLSAAVFYAQSLGVPARTALDDAQVKLGEAKFRALGCEKCHRETLETGQHPVAELSQQRIHPYSDLLLHDMGPDLADGRPDGAATGSEWRTAPLWGLGLTQTVLPYAAFLHDGRARTFEEAILWHGGEAQKARDGFRALNATDRAALVKFLGSL; this comes from the coding sequence ATGCGACGTGCCTTGATTGTGGGAAGTCTGCTCCTGGCCGCCGGGTGCGGCGAGGAGCCCGTGACACCTGAAGCGCCTCCTCGGGCGGGAGGCGAGACCACCATCGACAACCGTACGTCGCAGGCGTTCGCCCTGCCCGCGCCCAATCTCTCCGCGGAGCACGAGGACCTTCACCGCAAGGGCGACGCGGCCTTCGCGGCCTTGTTCGTCCCCGGTCCGGCCCCGGTCAACCCGGGGCTGGGTCCCACGTACAACAACACCTCGTGCAACGGCTGCCATCTGCGCAACGGCCGCGGCATGCCGGTGATGGGCCAGGGCCCGCAGCGTACGCAGTTGCTCGTGCGCGTGAGCCTGCCGGAAGGGACGCCCAACCATCCCAACGGCGCGGTGCCAGTGCCGGGCTTCGGCTTCCAGGTGCAGGACCAGGCCGTCTACAACGTGAAGCCCGAGGCGGCCGTCACGCTGGCCTGGACCGAGAGCCAGGGCCAGTACATGGACGGAACGGCCTATGGCATGCGCAAGCCCTCGGTCACCGTGGTTCCCACGGACGGCTCGGCGCTCCCGCCAAACATGCTGATGTCGCTGCGCCTGCCGCCGCCCGTCTTCGGACTGGGCCTGCTGGAGGCCGTGGACATCGCGACGCTCGAATCCATGGCCGACCCCTCCGACCGGGACGGCGATGGCATCTCCGGGCGCGTGAATCAGGTCTGGGACGTGCGCAAGCAGGCGCTGGCCCCGGGGCGCTTCGGCTGGAAGGCCAACAGCCCCAACCTGACGCAGCAGTCCGCCGAGGCGTACTTCAACGACATGGGGCTCTCGAATCCCCTCTTCCCCGAGGCGGACGGCACGTTCGAGGTTTCCGAGGCGACGCTGAGCGCCGCGGTCTTCTACGCGCAGTCCCTGGGTGTGCCGGCGCGCACGGCCCTCGATGATGCGCAGGTGAAGCTGGGCGAGGCGAAGTTCCGTGCGCTCGGCTGCGAGAAGTGCCACCGCGAGACGCTGGAGACGGGCCAGCACCCCGTCGCGGAGTTGTCCCAGCAGCGCATCCACCCGTACTCGGACCTGCTGCTGCATGACATGGGTCCGGATCTGGCGGACGGTCGCCCGGACGGCGCGGCCACCGGCAGCGAGTGGCGCACGGCGCCGCTGTGGGGCCTGGGCCTGACGCAGACAGTGTTGCCGTATGCGGCCTTCCTGCATGACGGGCGCGCGCGCACCTTCGAGGAGGCCATCCTCTGGCACGGGGGCGAGGCGCAGAAGGCGCGCGATGGGTTCCGCGCCCTCAACGCGACGGACCGCGCGGCGCTGGTGAAGTTCCTCGGCTCGCTGTGA
- a CDS encoding peptidase M75: MFRTSRSLKLSLLLGGALALSACGDDKTPTPSPDSLDQALVVNFADAVVVPTYNKLATRITELDAAIAALKADPSAAKLKAAQDAWVAARLPWEQSESFLFGPVTSYQFDPALDSWPVNRMDLDGVLANDKELTPAYVANLGEAQKGFHTVEYLLFGENRTKKETDFNARQFEYLLAITADMKSISSQLANSWTTGKDGNKPYRDTLATAGDKANTAYPTVESAAQEMLTGIVGILDEVANGKIADPYDAKDPDLVESQFALNSLSDFSNNIRSVQNVYLGHLPDEAAKGTTLTSVVKEKDAALDARVRQEITDAIAALGQVPEPFPVSIKDPAAAPRIEAAQAAIRKLHDTFEKDVKKIVLP, encoded by the coding sequence ATGTTCCGGACCTCACGTTCCCTGAAGCTCTCCCTCCTGCTCGGCGGAGCCCTCGCGCTGAGCGCCTGCGGTGACGACAAGACCCCGACCCCGTCGCCCGACAGCCTGGATCAGGCATTGGTGGTGAACTTCGCCGACGCAGTGGTGGTGCCCACGTACAACAAGCTCGCCACGCGCATCACGGAACTGGATGCGGCGATTGCAGCGCTGAAGGCGGATCCGTCCGCGGCGAAGCTGAAGGCCGCGCAGGACGCGTGGGTCGCCGCGCGACTGCCGTGGGAGCAGAGCGAGTCGTTCCTGTTCGGCCCGGTGACCAGCTACCAGTTTGACCCGGCCCTGGACAGCTGGCCGGTCAACCGCATGGACCTGGACGGAGTGCTCGCGAACGACAAGGAGCTCACCCCGGCGTACGTGGCGAACCTCGGCGAAGCGCAGAAGGGCTTCCACACGGTGGAGTACCTGCTCTTCGGCGAGAACCGCACCAAGAAGGAGACAGACTTCAACGCGCGCCAGTTCGAGTACCTGCTGGCCATCACCGCGGACATGAAGAGCATCAGCAGCCAGTTGGCGAACTCGTGGACGACGGGAAAGGACGGCAACAAGCCGTACCGCGACACACTGGCCACGGCGGGGGACAAGGCCAACACGGCCTACCCCACCGTGGAGTCCGCCGCGCAGGAGATGCTGACGGGCATCGTGGGCATCCTCGACGAGGTCGCCAACGGGAAGATCGCCGACCCGTACGACGCGAAGGATCCGGACCTGGTGGAGAGCCAGTTCGCGCTCAACTCGCTCAGCGACTTCAGCAACAACATTCGCAGCGTGCAGAACGTCTATCTGGGCCACCTGCCGGACGAGGCGGCGAAGGGCACGACGCTGACGTCCGTGGTGAAGGAGAAGGACGCGGCGCTGGATGCGCGCGTGCGCCAGGAGATCACGGACGCCATCGCGGCCCTGGGTCAGGTACCGGAGCCGTTCCCGGTGTCCATCAAGGATCCCGCGGCCGCGCCTCGCATCGAGGCCGCGCAGGCCGCCATCCGGAAGCTGCATGACACGTTCGAGAAGGACGTGAAGAAGATTGTCCTGCCCTGA
- a CDS encoding DUF3108 domain-containing protein, with product MDSMRTLLVVWLTLSTTTAWAQLPDGHDTTPEPTKPEAPMTVEPCAQGLPALRMPLAFMPGELLEFDLDAMGAKAGKMTMRVQRPANGVLPVQVEAQTNTLFSKVRRVHGTAMSYLHPRTLRPSRYTEDATENELHRKVEVAFGAKDRSVKVDYQIGDRPRGVANYNFDKDGLDVAGSVYLLRQLPLKKDLQVCFDVYGVRRMWRMTGTVLQREHVSLPLGEFEAWHMSGTAVRVDRPSQRREVHVWISDDARRLPLAAVGTIDLGAVRATLTAVSRPGEKRIEAQGTEDLKW from the coding sequence ATGGATTCAATGCGCACCCTCCTCGTGGTCTGGCTCACGCTGTCCACCACCACTGCCTGGGCCCAGCTTCCGGATGGCCATGACACCACGCCCGAGCCGACCAAGCCCGAAGCGCCGATGACCGTGGAGCCCTGCGCCCAGGGCCTGCCGGCGCTGCGAATGCCGTTGGCGTTCATGCCCGGCGAGCTGCTCGAGTTCGACCTGGACGCCATGGGCGCCAAGGCCGGGAAGATGACCATGCGCGTGCAGCGCCCCGCCAACGGCGTCCTGCCCGTGCAGGTGGAGGCGCAGACGAACACCCTCTTCTCCAAGGTGCGCCGCGTGCACGGCACCGCGATGAGCTACCTGCACCCGCGCACGCTGCGCCCGTCCCGATACACCGAGGACGCCACCGAGAACGAGCTGCACCGCAAGGTGGAGGTGGCCTTCGGCGCCAAGGACCGCTCCGTCAAGGTGGACTACCAGATTGGGGATCGGCCTCGCGGCGTCGCCAACTACAACTTCGACAAGGACGGCCTCGACGTGGCCGGCTCCGTGTACCTGCTGCGTCAGCTCCCCCTGAAGAAGGACCTCCAGGTCTGCTTCGACGTCTACGGCGTGCGCCGCATGTGGCGCATGACGGGCACCGTGCTTCAGCGCGAGCACGTGTCGCTGCCCCTGGGCGAGTTCGAGGCGTGGCACATGTCCGGCACCGCCGTGCGCGTGGATCGCCCCAGCCAACGCCGCGAGGTGCACGTGTGGATCTCCGACGATGCGCGCCGCCTCCCGCTCGCCGCCGTCGGCACCATCGACCTGGGCGCGGTACGGGCCACCCTGACCGCCGTCTCCCGCCCCGGCGAGAAGCGCATCGAGGCCCAGGGAACCGAAGACCTCAAGTGGTGA
- a CDS encoding DUF4091 domain-containing protein — translation MGWAWAILVTLAAAPVAPQVVSPLIKIRPGAPARGEREARLSVARGECEATQVVLPGMVERIRARPLFLRGPGASLTASVWREGFIDVKTPSNGQGRAGPWPDPLLPLQAPTNAALPAVVYVEVCAPEKQAPGTYRGKLALSADGANLARVPFTVEVQPFALPATSSLPNSFGISLYSIARAHGLAPESDEAHTLLRDYGRALLEHRVSAHGMGMDPPPVHFEQGRAVVDWRAYDAEMAPFLDGTVLPSGARFTTTDVRDNKKASTDAEKVAYYRAFAEHFRQKGWAAQLFFYAKDEPKPADVPLVRAQSKRVREAGHIPVLVTSPLDDALKGTADILAPTLNCFYPRPGPQTCPTVLGVGALRARLPSETKVWWYQSCNSHGCNGGPLPDAEVDAVYGGWASYMVDHPAPLNRAMGVLAFESGVDGELYFDTVFAYNTQKDVWSSVFEFGGNGDGTLFYPGTPGRVGASRHQPVVSLRLKHLRDGLEDYEYLRLLARLGDASFAQAAARRLARSGYDITRDAREWEQVRHDLTARLRQRWEASEQKQRPGGPIPGSPP, via the coding sequence GTGGGATGGGCGTGGGCAATCCTGGTGACACTGGCCGCCGCTCCGGTCGCGCCACAAGTCGTGTCTCCGTTGATCAAGATCCGACCGGGAGCACCCGCCCGGGGTGAGCGCGAGGCCCGCCTCAGCGTGGCCCGAGGCGAGTGTGAGGCGACGCAGGTCGTCCTCCCCGGCATGGTGGAGCGCATCCGCGCCCGTCCGCTGTTTCTGCGGGGTCCAGGCGCGTCGCTCACGGCGTCCGTCTGGCGCGAGGGCTTCATCGACGTGAAGACCCCGTCGAACGGTCAAGGCCGCGCGGGCCCCTGGCCGGATCCGCTGCTGCCGCTGCAGGCGCCCACCAACGCCGCGCTCCCAGCCGTCGTCTACGTGGAGGTCTGCGCGCCCGAGAAGCAGGCCCCTGGCACGTATCGCGGCAAGCTCGCGCTGTCCGCGGATGGTGCGAACCTGGCCCGCGTGCCCTTCACGGTGGAGGTGCAGCCGTTCGCGCTGCCCGCCACGTCATCCCTGCCGAACAGCTTCGGCATCTCGCTCTACAGCATCGCGCGAGCGCATGGGCTCGCCCCGGAGTCGGACGAGGCGCACACGCTGCTGCGCGACTACGGTCGAGCGCTGCTGGAGCACCGCGTGAGCGCGCACGGCATGGGCATGGATCCACCTCCGGTCCACTTCGAGCAGGGTCGCGCGGTGGTGGACTGGCGCGCCTACGACGCGGAGATGGCGCCCTTCCTCGACGGCACGGTGCTGCCCTCGGGCGCGCGCTTCACCACCACCGACGTGCGCGACAACAAGAAGGCCAGCACCGACGCGGAGAAGGTCGCGTACTACCGCGCCTTCGCCGAGCACTTCCGCCAGAAGGGCTGGGCCGCGCAGCTCTTCTTCTACGCCAAGGACGAGCCCAAGCCCGCGGACGTGCCGCTGGTGCGCGCGCAGTCCAAGCGGGTGCGCGAGGCCGGGCACATCCCCGTGCTTGTCACCAGCCCGTTGGATGATGCCTTGAAGGGGACCGCGGACATCCTGGCGCCCACGCTCAACTGCTTCTATCCGCGGCCCGGACCGCAGACCTGTCCCACGGTGCTGGGGGTGGGCGCCCTGCGCGCGCGGCTGCCCTCCGAGACGAAGGTGTGGTGGTACCAGAGCTGCAACTCACACGGTTGCAATGGAGGCCCCCTGCCCGACGCGGAGGTGGATGCCGTGTATGGCGGCTGGGCTTCCTACATGGTGGACCACCCCGCCCCGCTCAACCGCGCCATGGGCGTGCTGGCCTTCGAGTCCGGCGTGGATGGTGAGCTCTATTTCGACACCGTCTTCGCCTACAACACGCAGAAGGACGTGTGGTCGAGCGTCTTCGAGTTCGGCGGGAACGGCGATGGGACGCTCTTCTACCCAGGGACTCCGGGACGGGTGGGCGCATCGCGACACCAGCCCGTGGTGTCCCTGCGACTCAAGCACCTGCGAGACGGCCTGGAAGACTACGAGTACCTGCGCCTGCTGGCCCGCCTGGGGGACGCGTCCTTCGCCCAGGCCGCCGCGCGCCGCCTGGCTCGCTCGGGCTATGACATCACCCGCGACGCGCGAGAATGGGAGCAGGTGCGCCACGACCTCACGGCGCGACTGCGCCAGCGGTGGGAAGCCTCTGAACAGAAACAGCGCCCGGGCGGTCCAATCCCCGGGAGCCCCCCGTAG
- a CDS encoding DUF3108 domain-containing protein has translation MRRQSKWGLGAALTGLLWAGVCLADGTAPSAFGPGEQAQYRVRYLGITAGTAQVTVGAPMTQWEQNVWPIVSVAKSDDVIGVWPIKSRFVSYWDAAGQRVAGSDLHSDENGKRRRQRIKMTADGTSALVIKQKDSDAPRESTHELPRGTMDMTGATFALRNQDLAVGREYVYSVFTGSKQFSMHAMVEAREVVSTGMGPREAFRVRVHTEFGGKLDTKRDLVAYLSSDASHVPVRIEAEFSLGTVVAELTDYKPGRAVTVARAETPGG, from the coding sequence ATGCGCAGGCAGTCCAAGTGGGGGCTCGGAGCCGCGTTGACGGGGCTGCTGTGGGCAGGAGTCTGTCTCGCCGATGGCACCGCGCCGTCCGCGTTCGGTCCCGGCGAGCAGGCCCAATATCGCGTGAGGTACCTCGGCATCACCGCGGGCACGGCGCAGGTGACGGTGGGCGCGCCCATGACGCAATGGGAACAGAACGTCTGGCCCATCGTGTCCGTGGCGAAGTCGGATGACGTCATCGGCGTGTGGCCCATCAAAAGCCGCTTCGTGTCGTACTGGGACGCGGCGGGCCAGCGCGTGGCGGGCAGCGACCTGCACTCGGACGAGAATGGCAAGCGCCGACGCCAGCGCATCAAGATGACCGCGGACGGCACCAGCGCGCTCGTCATCAAACAGAAGGACAGCGACGCCCCACGCGAGTCCACACATGAGCTGCCGCGAGGCACCATGGACATGACGGGCGCCACGTTCGCGCTGCGCAATCAAGACCTCGCGGTGGGCCGCGAGTATGTCTATTCCGTGTTCACCGGCAGCAAGCAGTTCTCCATGCACGCGATGGTGGAAGCGCGCGAGGTCGTCTCCACCGGCATGGGACCGCGGGAGGCCTTCCGCGTGCGCGTGCACACCGAGTTCGGCGGCAAACTGGACACGAAGCGCGACCTGGTCGCGTACCTGTCCTCGGACGCGAGCCATGTCCCCGTGCGAATCGAGGCGGAGTTCTCGCTGGGCACGGTGGTGGCGGAACTCACCGACTACAAACCGGGCCGAGCGGTCACGGTGGCCCGAGCAGAGACCCCAGGCGGCTAG